One genomic segment of Paenibacillus antri includes these proteins:
- a CDS encoding carbohydrate ABC transporter permease, translated as MNRKHDSLGEKAFDACNYTFLALFAIVTVLPFIYIIAGSFATEVELTERKFFLFPRDPSISAYQYIFSTDTMFRAMANSVIITVFGTATNLAFTLTMAYSLSRRDLLGRNAFMNMIIFTMLFSGGMIPSYLIVKELGLLDRYAAVILPGAISAFNLIVIKNFFQNLPAGLEESARIDGCTDLGVLWRIVLPLSKPIIATFGLFYAVGHWNNFFSALLFLNDHKMWPLQVMLREIVMLSQMAAGDINNLDPDFVEPPAQSVKMAVIVVGTVPILMVYPFLQKHFAKGVLLGSIKG; from the coding sequence ATGAACCGAAAACACGATTCCCTCGGGGAAAAAGCGTTCGACGCATGTAATTATACGTTTCTTGCTCTCTTCGCGATCGTTACCGTACTCCCTTTCATTTACATCATCGCCGGATCGTTCGCGACCGAGGTCGAATTGACGGAACGGAAATTTTTCTTATTCCCCCGCGACCCGTCGATTTCGGCGTATCAGTACATCTTTTCGACCGATACGATGTTTCGGGCGATGGCCAACTCCGTGATCATTACGGTATTCGGTACGGCAACGAACCTCGCGTTCACGCTGACGATGGCGTACTCGTTGTCCCGGAGAGATTTGCTCGGACGCAATGCGTTCATGAATATGATCATCTTTACGATGTTGTTCAGCGGCGGAATGATTCCATCGTACCTCATCGTGAAAGAGCTTGGGTTGTTGGATCGATATGCGGCGGTCATTTTGCCGGGGGCGATCAGCGCTTTCAATCTCATCGTCATTAAAAACTTCTTTCAGAATTTGCCCGCGGGGCTCGAAGAATCGGCTCGCATCGACGGCTGCACCGACCTGGGGGTATTATGGCGCATCGTGCTTCCGCTGTCGAAACCGATCATCGCTACGTTCGGGTTGTTTTACGCCGTCGGCCATTGGAACAACTTCTTTTCCGCGCTGTTGTTTTTGAACGATCATAAGATGTGGCCGCTGCAGGTCATGCTGCGAGAGATCGTCATGCTGTCGCAGATGGCGGCCGGCGATATCAACAACTTGGACCCGGATTTCGTGGAGCCGCCGGCGCAATCGGTGAAGATGGCGGTCATCGTGGTCGGCACGGTTCCGATTCTCATGGTGTACCCGTTCTTGCAGAAGCATTTCGCCAAGGGCGTGCTGCTAGGCTCCATTAAGGGGTAG
- a CDS encoding extracellular solute-binding protein, which yields MKTRTTRTSLAILLSAVMTALAACSGNSGGGSEPAPSTGGETQQTTDNKGAEAPAEQEPAKQEPLKISFMVPGFDPENLGYPDDDSIIIKTIEEYTNADLTMQFVPNSSYPDKMNITLASGELPTLMVTDPKNPSFINAARNGAFWEIGPYLKDYENLAQANPVVLNNTSIDGKLYGIYRARTLGRNGMTLNSDWMKNLGLEAPKTLDEFYNVMKAFSENDPDGNGKDDTYGIVITKWHGPWDIMQVWFGAPNKWGEDASGNLVPTHMTPEYREALKFFKKMYDEKLVNEDFAVMDSAVWNDPFVNGEVGVFVDVADNARRLDGSMQEKYGKRDESYTAVFQAPVGPKGHRDMPTSGYNGVIAISKSAVKTEEELKRVLTFLDQLNDVEMQMVLENGIEGRHYNMVDGFVVPIEDQEAGLKKERLSLNQMTMYIGPVIPTREQTAINVMIADVQKKNEEIIVGNPAEPLVSEVYAQKGQQLDNIINDARIQYIVGQIDDAGLDAAIDLWLSTGGQDYIDEINKLYKASK from the coding sequence ATGAAAACACGGACAACGAGAACATCGCTCGCAATCCTGCTGTCCGCCGTCATGACGGCGCTCGCGGCATGCTCGGGAAACTCGGGAGGCGGCAGCGAACCGGCGCCTTCGACCGGCGGAGAAACGCAGCAAACGACGGACAACAAAGGCGCGGAGGCGCCTGCGGAACAGGAACCCGCGAAGCAGGAGCCGTTGAAAATTTCGTTCATGGTGCCGGGATTCGATCCGGAAAACCTAGGGTATCCGGATGACGATTCCATCATTATTAAGACGATCGAGGAATACACGAACGCGGATCTGACGATGCAGTTCGTGCCGAACAGCTCGTACCCGGACAAGATGAACATCACATTGGCGTCGGGCGAGCTGCCCACGCTCATGGTTACCGATCCGAAAAATCCGAGCTTTATTAACGCGGCGCGTAACGGCGCGTTTTGGGAAATCGGGCCGTATCTGAAAGACTATGAAAATCTTGCCCAGGCGAATCCCGTCGTGTTGAACAATACGAGCATCGACGGCAAACTCTACGGCATTTACCGCGCGCGCACCCTCGGCCGGAACGGGATGACGCTCAATAGCGATTGGATGAAAAATCTCGGTCTCGAAGCGCCGAAGACGCTTGATGAATTCTACAACGTGATGAAAGCGTTCAGCGAGAACGATCCCGACGGCAACGGGAAGGACGATACGTACGGCATCGTCATTACGAAATGGCACGGGCCGTGGGACATTATGCAGGTGTGGTTCGGCGCGCCGAACAAGTGGGGCGAGGATGCGAGCGGCAATCTCGTACCGACGCACATGACGCCGGAATATCGCGAAGCGCTCAAGTTTTTCAAGAAGATGTATGACGAGAAGCTCGTGAACGAAGATTTCGCGGTCATGGACTCGGCGGTTTGGAACGACCCGTTCGTCAACGGAGAAGTCGGCGTATTCGTCGATGTCGCGGACAACGCCCGCCGACTCGACGGCAGTATGCAGGAAAAATACGGCAAACGCGACGAGTCGTATACGGCGGTGTTCCAGGCGCCGGTCGGTCCGAAGGGCCACCGCGACATGCCGACGTCCGGCTACAACGGCGTCATTGCCATATCCAAGAGCGCGGTGAAAACCGAGGAAGAACTGAAGCGCGTATTGACGTTCCTCGACCAGCTGAACGACGTGGAGATGCAAATGGTGCTGGAGAACGGCATCGAAGGGCGTCATTACAACATGGTCGACGGGTTTGTCGTCCCGATCGAAGATCAAGAAGCGGGCCTTAAGAAAGAACGCCTCAGCTTGAACCAAATGACGATGTATATCGGGCCGGTCATTCCGACGCGCGAGCAGACGGCCATCAATGTAATGATCGCCGACGTGCAGAAGAAGAACGAGGAGATCATCGTCGGCAACCCGGCGGAGCCGCTCGTCTCCGAAGTGTATGCGCAGAAGGGGCAGCAGCTCGACAACATTATCAACGACGCGCGCATTCAGTACATCGTCGGCCAGATCGACGACGCCGGCCTCGACGCCGCAATAGATCTGTGGTTGTCTACGGGCGGTCAAGATTACATCGACGAAATTAATAAGCTCTATAAAGCGTCCAAATAA
- the arfA gene encoding arabinosylfuranosidase ArfA, with protein MTKSASMIVDKDFVIGKVDDRLYGSFIEHLGRAVYGGIYEPGHPEADERGFRKDVLKLVRDLRVPIVRYPGGNFVSGYDWKDGIGPVADRPKRLELAWRTVEPNLFGLNEFADWSKAAGSEVMWAINLGTQGIEDARNVVEYANHPSGSYWSDLRVSHGYREPHKIKTWCLGNEMDGPWQIGHKTAHEYGRLAQEAAKVMKWTDPTIELVACGSSALGMKTFADWEATVLDHTYEHVEYLSLHTYYGNAENDTPTFLARSLQMDEFIDSVTAICDYVKAKKRSKKKMFLSFDEWNVWFHSHESDKKLEPWQVAPPQLEDVYTMEDALVVGCMLISLLKHADRVKMACLAQLVNVIAPIMTQNGGPAWAQTIYYPYLHASVYGRGQALVPLVRSDKYDTKDITDVPYLESVAVHNEESNEVTIFAVNRHLEESLAFEADLRSFGACNLIEHLVLENDDLKAVNTASAPDNVRPHANGNASVDGSRVLATLGKASWNVIRLRTK; from the coding sequence ATGACCAAATCCGCATCAATGATCGTCGACAAAGACTTCGTCATCGGCAAGGTCGACGACCGCTTATACGGCTCGTTCATCGAACACTTGGGGCGCGCCGTATACGGCGGCATCTACGAGCCCGGCCATCCCGAGGCGGACGAGCGAGGCTTCCGCAAGGACGTCTTGAAGCTCGTCCGCGACCTCCGCGTGCCGATCGTCCGTTATCCGGGCGGCAACTTCGTCTCCGGCTACGACTGGAAGGACGGCATCGGCCCGGTCGCGGACCGGCCGAAGCGGCTCGAGCTCGCTTGGCGCACCGTCGAACCGAACTTGTTCGGCCTGAACGAATTCGCGGACTGGTCGAAGGCGGCCGGCTCCGAAGTGATGTGGGCGATCAATCTCGGCACGCAAGGCATCGAGGACGCGCGCAATGTCGTCGAATACGCGAACCATCCGTCCGGCAGCTACTGGAGCGATCTGCGCGTCAGCCACGGCTACCGCGAGCCGCACAAGATCAAGACGTGGTGCCTCGGCAACGAGATGGACGGCCCTTGGCAGATCGGCCACAAGACGGCGCACGAATACGGCCGGCTCGCGCAAGAAGCCGCCAAGGTCATGAAGTGGACCGACCCTACCATCGAATTGGTCGCCTGCGGCAGCTCCGCGCTCGGCATGAAGACGTTCGCCGACTGGGAAGCGACGGTGCTCGACCATACGTACGAGCACGTCGAGTACCTTTCGCTGCATACTTACTACGGCAACGCGGAGAACGACACCCCGACGTTCCTCGCCCGCTCCCTGCAGATGGACGAATTCATCGACAGCGTGACGGCGATCTGCGATTACGTCAAAGCGAAGAAACGCAGCAAGAAGAAGATGTTCCTCTCCTTCGACGAATGGAACGTCTGGTTCCACAGCCACGAATCGGATAAGAAGCTCGAGCCTTGGCAAGTCGCTCCGCCGCAGCTCGAAGACGTATATACGATGGAGGACGCGCTCGTCGTCGGATGCATGCTGATCAGCCTGCTCAAGCATGCGGATCGCGTGAAGATGGCTTGTCTCGCTCAACTCGTGAACGTCATCGCTCCGATCATGACGCAGAACGGCGGTCCCGCTTGGGCCCAGACGATTTACTACCCGTACTTGCACGCCTCCGTGTACGGCCGCGGGCAAGCGCTCGTCCCGCTCGTGCGTTCCGACAAGTACGACACGAAGGATATTACCGACGTTCCTTACCTGGAGAGCGTTGCGGTGCATAACGAGGAGTCGAACGAAGTGACGATCTTCGCCGTCAACCGCCACTTGGAGGAGTCGCTGGCGTTCGAAGCGGATTTGCGCAGCTTCGGGGCGTGCAACCTGATCGAACATCTCGTGTTGGAAAACGACGACCTGAAGGCCGTCAACACGGCGTCCGCCCCCGATAACGTCCGCCCGCACGCGAACGGGAACGCGTCGGTCGACGGCTCCCGCGTCCTCGCGACGCTCGGCAAGGCGTCCTGGAACGTCATCCGCCTCCGGACGAAATAA
- a CDS encoding ABC transporter permease — MNATLPSETDNAAAAAAIRTAAKRNPWLSKVKKDKWLYLLLAPGLLYFLLFKYVPMWGVLIAFQNYSPFLGVAGSEWVGFEHFRNFFANPDFTRLLRNTLILAVYDLAFFFPAPIAIALLLNEIRVGIFKRFVQTMVYVPHFVSMVIVASMTYVFLTTSGGIVNEVVAAVTGEKVNFLSDPKWFRPLIILQIMWKETGWGTIIFLAALASVDVEQYEAAVVDGATRFQRLIHITLPAISSTIVILLILRLGNFLDNGFEQIFLMTNSLNRSVADVFDTYVYFVGITQGAFSYSTAIGLFKSLVGIVLIYGSNWLAKKFGQEGIL; from the coding sequence ATGAACGCGACCTTGCCCAGCGAGACCGACAACGCCGCAGCCGCGGCCGCGATCCGGACGGCGGCGAAACGAAACCCGTGGCTGTCGAAGGTGAAAAAAGATAAGTGGTTGTATTTGCTGCTTGCGCCGGGACTGCTCTATTTCTTGCTCTTTAAATATGTGCCGATGTGGGGCGTCTTGATCGCTTTCCAAAATTACTCGCCGTTTCTCGGCGTCGCCGGCAGCGAATGGGTCGGCTTCGAACATTTCCGTAATTTTTTCGCCAATCCGGATTTTACTCGGCTGCTGCGCAACACGCTCATTTTGGCCGTATACGATCTGGCGTTTTTCTTCCCTGCTCCGATCGCCATCGCATTGTTGTTGAACGAAATTCGAGTGGGGATTTTCAAGCGGTTCGTGCAAACGATGGTGTACGTGCCGCACTTCGTATCCATGGTCATCGTCGCGAGTATGACGTACGTCTTCTTGACGACGTCCGGAGGGATCGTCAACGAAGTCGTCGCGGCGGTCACCGGAGAGAAGGTGAACTTCCTGTCGGATCCGAAATGGTTCCGGCCGCTCATCATTCTGCAAATCATGTGGAAGGAAACCGGATGGGGCACGATCATCTTCCTTGCGGCGCTCGCTTCGGTCGACGTAGAGCAATATGAAGCCGCCGTGGTGGACGGAGCCACCCGATTCCAGCGGCTCATTCATATTACGCTTCCCGCGATCAGCAGCACGATCGTCATTTTATTGATTTTAAGGCTGGGGAATTTCTTGGATAACGGCTTCGAACAAATCTTCCTGATGACGAACTCGCTGAACCGTTCCGTCGCGGACGTCTTCGATACGTACGTGTACTTCGTGGGCATTACGCAAGGCGCGTTCAGTTACAGTACGGCGATCGGCTTATTTAAATCGCTCGTCGGCATCGTATTGATCTACGGCAGCAACTGGCTCGCGAAAAAGTTCGGACAAGAAGGCATTTTATAA
- a CDS encoding AraC family transcriptional regulator has protein sequence MLKRVQKYAMAGKKGTFYWKSLIWFLFTTSIPGLIIGGCIYWFAVGSIEKGVSELHQKQIAERAQNIDDQMSSVELDISHWAFNPRFGSNLKDFNFVYYFKETWDVTKTLFMLQGSHPLIEEVQLFIDRDKPVLFKPEYYELKDNALVSGFERLIEEGRNIYWTNRLPAPASATPPVNAPIVLIHKIPGDSTAPFGVIVVSLKRDKVMNLLKTMTPYNEGLTLLLDKEGRVIVSDDSDEKAISGAIKSEVMRRNEPAGTFLFTSDGVTYSVSYGTMKRISSDWTYISAAPMTSITSPVVAVSNMIITISASGVLLALLLSWLASRRVYSPVERLMKRLSGDKTGAFHPQAVDEFQFLERQWNHLTNESLSLRNRLDEQRSHVRAGFLLQLLQGHLNSYSEHDLKERVKLYGWNVDDHVFHIVHIQLTGYDVLTERFAHGDESLVTFAASNIIEELSAERFEQFSVVNFHDLTVGLLVMSPSDTPVSERLHALGEEITKAVNRIIKMQVTITISGKIGGIRHVPDMFIEVERATGYRKFVNQNQLIDMEHLPTDSGTDEIGYPFALERDVIHAMRNGNREEAERLITLFLEESRSGRGTEIHVQQSMLQLLGSIQHAILQSGTSTRHLFHGENMFAQLSQIREPDKMLHWMKEKVVVPFIEERDAKANSQMKRMVENTVDYIHAHYAEDISLDGCADLVGTSPYTLSKLFKQVTGVNFIDYVTELRIAQAKKLLCETDRKINDIALQVGYQQRYFNRIFKKQVGVTPGQYREQAEA, from the coding sequence TTGCTGAAGCGAGTCCAAAAATACGCAATGGCCGGAAAGAAGGGAACCTTTTACTGGAAAAGCTTGATTTGGTTTTTGTTCACGACGAGCATCCCGGGGCTGATCATCGGGGGCTGCATTTATTGGTTTGCCGTCGGATCGATCGAGAAGGGCGTCAGCGAGCTTCACCAAAAGCAAATCGCGGAACGGGCGCAAAACATCGACGATCAAATGAGCTCCGTGGAATTGGATATATCGCATTGGGCGTTTAATCCGCGATTCGGGTCCAACCTGAAGGATTTCAACTTCGTGTATTACTTCAAAGAGACTTGGGACGTTACGAAAACCCTCTTCATGCTGCAGGGGTCGCATCCATTAATTGAAGAAGTACAGTTATTTATCGACCGCGACAAGCCGGTTTTATTTAAGCCGGAGTACTACGAATTGAAGGACAATGCCCTCGTCTCCGGCTTCGAACGGTTGATCGAAGAGGGTCGGAATATTTATTGGACGAATCGGCTGCCGGCTCCGGCATCCGCTACGCCGCCAGTTAACGCTCCGATCGTGCTGATTCACAAAATTCCGGGAGACAGCACGGCGCCGTTCGGCGTCATCGTCGTATCGCTGAAGCGCGACAAGGTCATGAACTTATTGAAAACGATGACGCCGTATAACGAAGGGCTGACCTTGCTTCTAGACAAGGAAGGTCGCGTCATCGTTTCGGACGATTCCGACGAGAAGGCGATAAGCGGCGCGATCAAGAGCGAAGTGATGCGGCGGAACGAACCGGCCGGCACCTTCCTATTCACCTCGGACGGGGTGACGTATTCCGTATCCTACGGAACGATGAAGCGCATCTCCTCCGACTGGACCTACATTTCCGCGGCGCCGATGACGTCGATCACATCGCCCGTCGTCGCCGTGTCCAACATGATCATTACGATCAGCGCGTCCGGCGTGCTGCTGGCTCTCCTCTTGTCATGGCTTGCCTCCCGGCGGGTGTACTCTCCCGTCGAACGGTTAATGAAGAGACTCTCGGGGGACAAGACGGGAGCGTTCCATCCGCAAGCGGTGGACGAATTTCAATTTTTGGAGAGGCAGTGGAACCATTTAACGAACGAAAGCCTTTCGCTGCGGAATCGGTTGGATGAACAACGCTCTCACGTCAGAGCCGGATTTTTGCTTCAGCTGCTTCAAGGACATCTGAATTCTTATTCGGAGCACGATTTGAAGGAACGAGTGAAGCTCTACGGATGGAACGTAGACGATCACGTGTTCCATATCGTGCATATTCAGCTTACCGGGTATGACGTTTTAACGGAACGATTCGCGCATGGGGATGAAAGCTTGGTTACGTTCGCGGCATCCAACATTATCGAAGAGCTGTCCGCCGAACGCTTCGAGCAATTCAGCGTAGTGAATTTTCATGATTTGACCGTCGGTTTATTGGTGATGTCGCCGTCGGACACCCCGGTTTCCGAACGATTGCACGCGCTTGGGGAAGAAATTACGAAGGCTGTGAATCGGATTATCAAAATGCAGGTCACGATCACGATCAGCGGTAAAATCGGCGGCATTCGGCACGTTCCGGATATGTTTATCGAGGTCGAGCGCGCGACCGGCTACCGGAAATTCGTCAATCAGAATCAGCTGATCGATATGGAGCATCTGCCGACGGATTCCGGAACCGACGAAATCGGGTATCCTTTCGCGTTGGAGCGGGACGTCATTCATGCGATGCGGAACGGGAATCGGGAAGAGGCGGAGCGGCTGATCACTCTTTTCCTGGAAGAAAGCCGATCCGGCCGCGGAACCGAAATTCATGTACAGCAAAGCATGCTTCAACTCCTCGGCTCCATTCAGCACGCGATCTTGCAATCGGGAACGAGTACGCGCCACTTGTTCCATGGAGAGAACATGTTCGCTCAATTGTCGCAGATCCGCGAACCGGACAAAATGCTGCATTGGATGAAAGAGAAGGTCGTCGTCCCGTTTATTGAAGAAAGGGATGCGAAAGCGAACAGTCAAATGAAGCGGATGGTCGAAAACACCGTCGATTATATCCACGCCCATTACGCGGAGGACATCTCGCTTGACGGATGCGCCGACTTGGTCGGTACGAGTCCCTATACGCTTAGCAAACTGTTTAAGCAGGTGACAGGGGTCAATTTTATCGATTACGTCACCGAGCTTCGCATCGCGCAGGCGAAGAAGCTGCTTTGCGAAACCGACAGGAAGATCAACGACATCGCGCTTCAGGTCGGATACCAGCAGCGGTACTTCAACCGCATTTTCAAAAAGCAAGTGGGCGTGACTCCGGGGCAATACCGGGAGCAGGCGGAGGCCTGA
- a CDS encoding bifunctional 5,10-methylenetetrahydrofolate dehydrogenase/5,10-methenyltetrahydrofolate cyclohydrolase, whose protein sequence is MREQPLILDGNAVAAAIKEKLAARIGALAERGVVPRLATILVGDDPSSATYVKMKGNACRRLGIDSVRVDLPEATTTEELVDVIRRLNDDPAVHGILLQHPVPHGIDERAAFEAIAIEKDVDGVTTLGFARNAFGFADFPSCTPAAIVSILDYYNLPIEGKHAVVIGRSPILGKPVSVMLLNRNATVTICHSKTERLPDVVGAGDIVVAAVGKPKFVQGDWIKPGAVVLDAGYNPGNVGDVDFDACLSNASAITPVPAGVGPVTIATLLKHTVDAAEKRANENRTKIEPHYKII, encoded by the coding sequence GCGCGGATCGGGGCGCTTGCGGAGCGCGGCGTCGTGCCGCGGCTCGCGACGATTCTGGTCGGAGACGATCCGTCGTCGGCGACGTATGTGAAGATGAAGGGCAATGCATGCAGGAGGCTGGGAATCGATTCCGTCCGCGTCGACCTGCCGGAGGCGACGACGACGGAAGAGCTCGTCGACGTCATCCGCCGCTTGAACGACGACCCGGCGGTTCACGGCATTCTGCTTCAGCACCCTGTACCGCATGGCATCGACGAGCGAGCGGCGTTCGAAGCGATCGCGATCGAGAAGGACGTCGACGGCGTGACGACGCTCGGCTTCGCGAGGAATGCGTTCGGCTTCGCGGACTTCCCGTCCTGCACGCCGGCGGCGATCGTGTCGATTCTGGATTATTACAACCTACCCATAGAGGGGAAGCACGCCGTCGTCATCGGAAGAAGTCCGATCCTCGGGAAGCCGGTGTCCGTCATGCTGCTGAATCGGAACGCTACCGTGACGATCTGCCACTCCAAGACGGAGCGGCTTCCGGACGTCGTCGGCGCCGGGGACATCGTCGTCGCGGCGGTCGGCAAGCCGAAGTTCGTGCAAGGCGATTGGATCAAGCCCGGCGCAGTCGTCCTCGATGCCGGCTACAATCCGGGCAACGTCGGCGACGTCGACTTCGACGCGTGCCTTTCGAACGCCTCGGCGATCACCCCCGTTCCGGCGGGCGTCGGTCCGGTCACGATCGCGACGCTGCTGAAGCACACCGTAGACGCGGCGGAGAAGCGAGCGAACGAAAATCGAACGAAAATCGAACCGCATTATAAGATCATATGA
- a CDS encoding DUF1961 family protein gives MDGVRNEGREEERELGELLYANRLANAGDTADFVMEGDGAVTFPQDRMRLESRRDPGEGQAANIVYWCKETFPADIAIRWKFWPVRQPGLCILFFAAAGRNGEDLFDPALSRRTGIYDQYHHGDIDAYHISYFRKSNASERRFQTCNLRKSYGFHLVAQGADPIPGAADCDPPYRMQVLKRGPSIEFSIDELPIFRFADDGKSYGPVLGGGRIGFRQMAPLIAEYSDLEVYRL, from the coding sequence GTGGACGGCGTCAGGAACGAGGGGCGCGAGGAGGAACGAGAGCTCGGGGAGCTGCTGTATGCCAACCGGCTCGCGAACGCCGGCGACACGGCGGACTTCGTCATGGAGGGGGACGGGGCGGTCACGTTCCCGCAGGATCGGATGCGGCTGGAGAGCCGGCGAGACCCCGGGGAAGGGCAAGCCGCGAATATCGTCTACTGGTGCAAGGAGACGTTCCCGGCGGACATCGCCATCCGGTGGAAGTTTTGGCCCGTCCGCCAGCCGGGGCTTTGCATTTTATTTTTCGCCGCCGCGGGGCGGAACGGGGAGGATCTGTTCGATCCGGCGTTGTCGCGGAGAACCGGCATATACGATCAATACCACCACGGGGACATCGACGCGTACCACATCTCGTATTTTCGAAAAAGCAACGCGTCGGAACGCCGATTCCAGACCTGCAACTTACGCAAGAGCTACGGGTTTCATCTCGTCGCGCAAGGGGCCGACCCGATTCCGGGCGCGGCCGACTGCGATCCGCCGTATCGGATGCAGGTGCTTAAGCGCGGCCCTTCCATCGAGTTTTCGATCGACGAGCTGCCGATTTTCCGGTTCGCGGACGACGGGAAGTCGTACGGACCCGTACTGGGCGGCGGGCGCATCGGCTTTCGGCAGATGGCGCCATTGATCGCCGAATATTCCGATCTAGAGGTGTATCGACTGTAA
- a CDS encoding cellulase family glycosylhydrolase — MLSTRKLTGMALTLSLLFGLLAPAAGAGAASEEKRDEIVVPKSEMQSYVDAMQPGWNLGNTFDATGEDETSWGNPRVTQELIRHIAKEGYNSIRIPITWDHRMGEAPDYAIDPAFMDRVEEVVDWSLDAGLYVMINLHHDSWLWVNGMGADRDTVLARFNAAWTQIAERFKHHSNKLSFESINEPRFSDGWGEAGEAHFAMLNELNASFHDIVRASGGNNADRPLVLPTLETNANQDRLDALVDTFEALDDPNLIATVHYYGFWPFSVNIAGFTRFNEETKNDVVQTFDRVYTTFVSQGIPVVLGEYGLLGFDNHTGTIEQGEKLKFFEFLLHYVQERGITHMLWDNGQHLNRTELEWNDPQLIDMLKASWKARSATAETDLIFVRKGEETQDAVIAFDLNDRRLVGLRHDGKQLRRGEDYAFDGNALTVKAALLSELTASGEYGERAELAADFNRGADWTFDVIVFDSPVLEDATGTTESFSIPTAFHGDRLATMEAVYAAGGNAGPQNWTSFKEFAYAFSPSYDANEIKLTPNFFKEVNDGEVLLTFHFWSGEKVAYTITKAGESVTGNAAE; from the coding sequence ATGTTATCGACACGGAAGCTTACCGGTATGGCATTGACGTTATCTCTCCTGTTCGGCCTGCTCGCCCCCGCCGCCGGCGCCGGCGCGGCTTCCGAGGAGAAGCGCGACGAGATCGTCGTCCCGAAGAGCGAGATGCAATCGTACGTCGACGCGATGCAGCCCGGGTGGAATCTCGGCAACACGTTCGACGCGACCGGCGAAGACGAGACGTCGTGGGGCAACCCGCGCGTGACGCAAGAGCTCATTCGGCACATCGCCAAGGAAGGCTACAACAGCATTCGCATCCCGATCACGTGGGATCATCGGATGGGCGAAGCTCCGGATTACGCGATCGATCCGGCGTTCATGGACCGCGTCGAGGAAGTCGTCGACTGGTCGCTGGACGCAGGGCTGTACGTCATGATCAACCTGCACCATGATTCTTGGCTCTGGGTGAACGGCATGGGCGCCGACCGCGACACCGTGCTCGCCCGCTTCAACGCCGCGTGGACGCAGATCGCCGAGCGGTTCAAACATCATTCGAACAAGCTGTCGTTCGAAAGCATCAACGAGCCGCGCTTCTCCGATGGCTGGGGCGAAGCCGGCGAGGCGCACTTCGCGATGCTGAACGAGCTGAACGCCTCCTTCCACGACATCGTGCGCGCCTCCGGCGGCAACAACGCCGATCGCCCGCTCGTGCTGCCGACGCTCGAGACGAACGCGAACCAAGATCGGCTCGACGCGCTGGTCGACACGTTCGAAGCGCTCGACGACCCGAACCTGATCGCCACCGTCCACTATTACGGGTTCTGGCCGTTCAGCGTCAACATCGCCGGCTTCACCCGATTCAACGAAGAGACGAAGAACGACGTCGTTCAAACGTTCGATCGTGTCTATACCACGTTCGTGTCCCAAGGCATTCCGGTCGTCTTGGGCGAATACGGTCTGCTTGGCTTCGATAACCATACGGGAACGATCGAGCAAGGCGAAAAGCTGAAGTTTTTCGAGTTTCTGCTTCATTACGTGCAGGAGCGGGGCATTACCCATATGCTGTGGGACAACGGACAGCACCTGAACCGAACCGAGCTGGAATGGAACGACCCGCAGCTGATCGATATGCTGAAAGCCAGCTGGAAGGCGCGTTCCGCGACCGCGGAAACCGATTTGATCTTCGTGCGTAAAGGCGAGGAGACGCAGGATGCCGTCATCGCGTTCGACTTGAACGACAGACGATTGGTCGGTCTTCGTCACGACGGAAAGCAGCTGCGCCGAGGCGAGGATTACGCGTTCGACGGCAATGCGTTGACGGTGAAGGCCGCCTTGCTGTCGGAGCTGACCGCGTCGGGGGAATACGGGGAACGCGCGGAGTTGGCCGCGGACTTCAACCGCGGCGCGGATTGGACGTTCGACGTCATCGTCTTCGATTCGCCGGTTCTTGAGGACGCGACGGGCACGACGGAGTCGTTCTCGATCCCGACCGCGTTCCATGGCGATCGCTTGGCGACGATGGAAGCCGTATACGCGGCGGGAGGCAACGCCGGCCCGCAAAACTGGACGTCGTTCAAGGAATTCGCGTACGCGTTCTCGCCGTCGTACGACGCGAACGAGATCAAGCTGACGCCGAACTTCTTCAAGGAAGTGAACGACGGCGAAGTGCTGCTGACGTTCCATTTCTGGAGCGGGGAGAAGGTCGCGTACACGATAACGAAAGCCGGCGAATCCGTAACGGGGAACGCGGCGGAATGA